From the Burkholderia mayonis genome, one window contains:
- a CDS encoding ABC transporter substrate-binding protein, whose amino-acid sequence MKHLLSKLAASAALVALAAAFPVHAATPPGIFVIATQLGEFTTLDPSEIYELVPSEYVANAYERLVRVDLRDPSKFEGRIAQSWSVGADGATYTFKLRPGLKFHSGNPVTADDVAWSLQRTVLLDKGPAGVLADLGLTKDNVARKVKKIDDMTVSIETDRKYAPSFVLNVLSADPASIVDKKLLLSHEKNGDFGNGWLKNADAGSGPYRLVKWTPNESLVLQRFDGYRTPYPMKRIVLRHVPEASAQRLLLENGDVDAARNLSPDSLDALSKAGKIKVASWPVSALLYLSLNTKNPNLAKPEVQEAMKWLVDYDGIQRNIVRTTYKVHQTFLPDGFLGALNANPYRQNVEKAKALLAKAGLPNGFSVSMDMPNDYPYIEIAQALQANFAQGGIKVKLIPGDAKQAIGKYRARQHDIFIGEWSPDYMDPNSNARGFAWNPDNSDNAKHKLLAWRNGWDVPRLTAQTDAALAEPSTAKRAQQYQALQKAVLANSPFVIMFEKVVQVATRPGVTGPEIGPINDLVSYQTLKK is encoded by the coding sequence ATGAAGCACTTGCTGTCCAAGCTCGCGGCGAGCGCCGCGCTCGTCGCGCTGGCGGCCGCGTTCCCCGTGCACGCCGCCACCCCGCCCGGCATCTTCGTGATCGCGACGCAGCTCGGCGAATTCACGACGCTCGATCCGAGCGAGATCTACGAACTCGTCCCGTCCGAATACGTCGCGAACGCCTATGAGCGGCTCGTGCGCGTCGATCTGCGTGATCCGTCGAAGTTCGAAGGCCGGATCGCGCAATCGTGGAGCGTCGGCGCCGACGGCGCGACCTACACGTTCAAGCTGCGCCCCGGCCTCAAGTTCCATTCGGGCAATCCGGTGACGGCCGACGACGTCGCGTGGTCATTGCAGCGCACGGTGCTGCTCGACAAGGGACCGGCCGGCGTGCTCGCGGACCTGGGCCTCACGAAGGACAACGTCGCGCGGAAAGTGAAGAAGATCGACGACATGACCGTATCGATCGAAACCGACCGCAAGTACGCGCCGAGCTTCGTGCTGAACGTGCTGAGCGCCGATCCGGCGTCGATCGTCGACAAGAAGCTGCTGCTGTCGCACGAGAAGAACGGCGACTTCGGCAACGGCTGGCTGAAGAACGCCGACGCGGGCTCGGGCCCGTACCGGCTCGTCAAGTGGACGCCGAACGAGAGCCTCGTGCTGCAACGCTTCGACGGCTACCGCACGCCGTATCCGATGAAGCGCATCGTGCTGCGGCACGTGCCCGAAGCGTCCGCGCAGCGCCTCTTGCTCGAGAACGGCGATGTCGACGCCGCCCGCAACCTGAGCCCCGACAGCCTCGATGCGCTGTCGAAGGCGGGCAAGATCAAGGTCGCGTCGTGGCCCGTGTCCGCGCTGCTGTACCTGAGCCTGAACACGAAGAATCCGAATCTCGCGAAGCCCGAGGTGCAAGAAGCGATGAAGTGGCTCGTCGACTACGACGGCATCCAGCGCAACATCGTCAGGACGACGTACAAGGTCCATCAGACCTTCCTGCCGGACGGCTTCCTCGGCGCGCTGAACGCGAATCCGTACAGGCAGAACGTCGAGAAGGCGAAGGCGCTCCTCGCGAAAGCCGGGCTGCCGAACGGCTTCTCGGTGTCGATGGACATGCCGAACGACTATCCGTACATCGAGATCGCGCAGGCGCTGCAGGCGAACTTCGCGCAAGGCGGGATCAAGGTGAAGCTGATTCCGGGCGACGCGAAGCAGGCGATCGGCAAGTACCGCGCACGCCAGCACGATATCTTCATCGGCGAATGGTCGCCCGACTACATGGATCCGAACAGCAACGCGCGCGGCTTCGCATGGAATCCTGACAATTCGGACAACGCGAAGCACAAGCTGCTCGCGTGGCGCAACGGCTGGGATGTGCCGCGGCTCACCGCGCAGACCGACGCGGCGCTCGCCGAGCCGTCGACCGCGAAGCGCGCGCAGCAGTATCAGGCGCTGCAAAAAGCGGTGCTCGCGAATTCGCCGTTCGTGATCATGTTCGAGAAGGTCGTGCAGGTCGCCACGCGGCCGGGCGTGACAGGCCCGGAGATCGGGCCGATCAACGATCTCGTGTCGTACCAGACGCTGAAGAAGTGA
- a CDS encoding oxalate decarboxylase family bicupin, translating into MTNLSRRKMLANTAGALAAAGIAVSAKAASFGNPDSPPEGAVNARNPQSLTDPGPKNQALMNEFPSFQNPPATDINGMPIFWASFNNAHKRIQDGGWAREVTQDDFAISETIAGVNMRLTRGGIREMHWHQQAEWAFMLDGRCRITVLDEEGRPSVQDVKAGDLWYFPPGLPHSLQGLGVDGAEFLLAFDNGRASEFNTLLVTDWIAHTPPDVLALNFGVPADAFRNIPLDNLWIFQGDDPGALADAQRASASSRGAPKHPFIFSMGDMKPTVKTRGGEVRIVDSTSFDVSKTIAAALVTVKPGGMRELHWHPNADEWQYYIRGQARMTVFDTGPKAQTADFRAGDVGYVKKSLGHYVQNTGNTDLVFLEIFKADRYAEVSLSDWLAHTPPKLVEAHLNVAPDVIARFPRNRPDVVPA; encoded by the coding sequence ATGACAAACCTGTCCCGACGCAAGATGCTCGCCAATACGGCCGGCGCGCTCGCCGCCGCCGGCATCGCCGTTTCCGCGAAGGCCGCATCGTTCGGCAATCCGGATAGTCCGCCCGAAGGCGCGGTGAATGCGCGCAATCCGCAGAGCCTGACCGACCCGGGTCCGAAAAACCAGGCGTTGATGAACGAATTCCCGTCTTTTCAGAATCCGCCGGCGACCGATATTAACGGGATGCCGATTTTCTGGGCATCGTTCAATAATGCGCACAAGCGAATTCAGGACGGCGGCTGGGCGCGCGAAGTCACCCAGGACGATTTCGCGATTTCCGAAACGATTGCCGGCGTCAACATGCGCTTGACGCGTGGCGGCATTCGCGAGATGCATTGGCACCAGCAGGCCGAATGGGCATTCATGCTCGACGGCCGCTGCCGGATCACCGTGCTCGATGAAGAAGGGCGGCCGTCCGTGCAGGACGTGAAGGCGGGCGATCTATGGTATTTCCCGCCGGGGCTGCCGCATTCGCTGCAGGGGCTCGGCGTCGACGGCGCCGAATTCCTGCTCGCGTTCGACAACGGCCGCGCGTCCGAATTCAACACGCTGCTGGTGACGGACTGGATCGCCCACACGCCGCCCGACGTGCTCGCGCTGAACTTCGGCGTGCCCGCCGACGCGTTCAGGAACATTCCGCTCGACAACCTGTGGATTTTCCAGGGCGACGATCCGGGGGCGCTCGCGGATGCGCAGCGGGCGTCAGCGTCGTCGCGCGGCGCGCCGAAGCATCCGTTCATCTTCTCGATGGGCGACATGAAGCCGACCGTGAAGACGCGCGGCGGCGAAGTGCGGATCGTCGACAGCACGAGTTTCGACGTGTCGAAGACCATCGCGGCCGCGCTCGTCACGGTGAAGCCGGGCGGCATGCGCGAGCTGCACTGGCACCCGAACGCGGACGAATGGCAGTACTACATCCGGGGCCAGGCGAGGATGACGGTGTTCGACACCGGCCCGAAGGCGCAGACGGCGGATTTCCGCGCGGGCGACGTCGGCTACGTGAAGAAGAGCCTCGGCCACTACGTGCAGAACACGGGCAATACCGATCTCGTGTTCCTCGAGATCTTCAAGGCCGACCGCTACGCGGAGGTGTCGTTGTCCGACTGGCTCGCGCACACGCCGCCGAAGCTCGTCGAAGCGCACCTGAACGTCGCGCCCGACGTGATCGCGCGCTTTCCGCGCAACCGGCCGGACGTGGTGCCGGCGTAA
- a CDS encoding Nramp family divalent metal transporter, whose translation MLSSTTISKSAGDFALAGEATSRTVRAARDALEGRRKGVAAALPFVGPAVIASIGYMDPGNFATNIQAGAAYGYALLWVVLAANVIAMVFQAMSAKLGIVTGRNLAELCREHFPRPVVWGMWAASEIAAMATDLAEFLGGALAFGLLFHLPLIVGMGATAVLTCAILTLEKRGFRPLEAAIAALVGVIGASYLGELLIAPQDWHAAAYHLVVPHLRDRAALTLAVGIIGATIMPHTLYLHSGLTQQRTTPRNDRERRLLLRFSNREVTVALGVAGFVNIAMVMMASSAFHETMPGMADIGDAYHTLIPLLGPAAGALFLVALLASGVSSSVVGTLAGQVVMQGFLRRRVPIWVRRLVTIAPAFAIVALGCDVTRAMVLSQVVLSLVLPLPMVALLRLSSRRAVLGDFALRLPMVFAASAAAAAIVALNVYLIWAAFD comes from the coding sequence ATGCTTTCCTCCACCACGATAAGCAAATCCGCCGGCGATTTCGCGCTGGCCGGCGAGGCGACGTCGCGCACCGTCCGCGCGGCGCGCGACGCGCTCGAAGGGCGCCGCAAGGGCGTCGCGGCCGCGCTGCCGTTCGTCGGGCCGGCCGTGATCGCGTCGATCGGCTACATGGACCCCGGCAACTTTGCGACCAATATCCAGGCGGGCGCCGCGTACGGCTACGCGCTGCTGTGGGTCGTGCTGGCCGCGAACGTGATCGCGATGGTGTTCCAGGCGATGTCGGCGAAGCTCGGCATCGTGACGGGCCGCAACCTCGCCGAGCTGTGCCGCGAGCATTTTCCGCGGCCCGTCGTCTGGGGGATGTGGGCGGCGTCGGAGATCGCCGCGATGGCGACCGACCTCGCCGAATTCCTGGGCGGCGCGCTCGCGTTCGGGCTGCTGTTTCATTTGCCGCTCATCGTCGGGATGGGCGCGACGGCCGTGCTGACCTGCGCGATCCTCACGCTCGAAAAGCGCGGCTTCCGGCCGCTCGAAGCGGCGATCGCGGCGTTGGTCGGCGTGATCGGCGCGAGCTATCTCGGCGAACTGCTGATCGCGCCGCAGGACTGGCATGCGGCCGCCTACCATCTCGTCGTGCCGCACTTGCGCGACCGCGCGGCGCTCACGCTCGCGGTCGGCATCATCGGCGCGACGATCATGCCGCACACGCTCTATCTGCACTCGGGCCTCACGCAGCAACGCACGACGCCGCGCAACGACCGCGAGCGCCGGCTGCTGCTGCGCTTCTCGAACCGCGAGGTGACGGTCGCGCTCGGCGTCGCCGGCTTCGTGAACATCGCGATGGTGATGATGGCGTCGTCGGCGTTCCACGAGACGATGCCGGGAATGGCCGACATCGGCGACGCGTATCACACGCTGATTCCGCTGCTCGGACCGGCGGCGGGCGCGCTCTTTCTCGTCGCGCTGCTCGCGTCGGGCGTGTCGAGCTCGGTCGTCGGCACGCTCGCCGGGCAGGTCGTGATGCAGGGCTTCCTGCGCCGCCGCGTGCCGATCTGGGTGCGGCGGCTCGTGACGATCGCGCCCGCGTTCGCGATCGTCGCGCTCGGCTGCGACGTCACGCGCGCGATGGTGCTGAGCCAGGTCGTGCTGAGCCTCGTGCTGCCGCTGCCGATGGTCGCGCTGCTGCGGTTGTCGAGCCGGCGCGCGGTGCTCGGCGATTTTGCGCTGCGCCTGCCGATGGTCTTCGCGGCGAGCGCGGCGGCGGCGGCGATCGTCGCGTTGAACGTCTATCTGATCTGGGCGGCGTTCGATTGA